The following proteins are encoded in a genomic region of Methylobacterium tardum:
- a CDS encoding MFS transporter, with amino-acid sequence MSANTPTVTGLERDAQQAMGDHKVHPNEIAIGVVIGRASEYFDFFVFGIACVLVFPKVFFPFVDPLKGTLYAFSIFALAFIARPVGTVLFMAIDRRHGRSVKLTTALFLLGGSTAAVSFLPRYDSIGISAVYILAGLRVLQGTALGGAWDGLASLLAMNAPRERRGWYAMIPQLGAPLGFMVASALFAFFLVNLDEADFIDWGWRFPFYCAFTINVVALFARLRLVATDEFARMMDLDRLRPVPALELFRHHAGDVARGAFVPLAAFALFHLVTIFPIAWLALNSTSRSPGEFLIVQFSGAIVCAGAVAASGLIADQIGRRNCLIMSSSLIAFFAVGSIIAPLLFGESAIGQTIYVTIGFMLLGLAYGQTAGAVSARLGNHYRYTGAALTSDFAWLLGAGFAPLVALFLSQRYGLAMIGVYLLSGAVCSLVALFTDRSELRQM; translated from the coding sequence ATGAGTGCGAACACCCCTACGGTCACGGGCCTTGAGCGCGACGCCCAGCAGGCGATGGGAGACCACAAGGTCCATCCCAACGAGATCGCCATCGGCGTGGTGATCGGACGTGCGTCCGAATACTTCGACTTCTTCGTGTTCGGCATCGCCTGCGTGCTGGTCTTCCCGAAGGTGTTCTTCCCCTTCGTCGACCCGCTGAAGGGCACGCTCTACGCCTTCTCGATCTTCGCCCTCGCCTTCATCGCCCGGCCGGTCGGCACCGTGCTGTTCATGGCGATCGACCGGCGCCACGGCCGCAGCGTCAAGCTGACGACGGCCCTGTTCCTGCTCGGCGGCTCGACGGCGGCGGTGAGCTTCCTGCCGCGCTACGACAGCATCGGCATCTCGGCGGTCTACATCCTGGCCGGCCTGCGGGTGCTGCAGGGCACGGCGCTCGGCGGCGCCTGGGACGGGCTCGCCTCGCTGCTCGCCATGAACGCGCCGCGGGAGCGCCGCGGCTGGTACGCGATGATCCCGCAGCTCGGCGCGCCCCTGGGCTTCATGGTGGCGAGCGCGCTGTTCGCGTTCTTCCTGGTCAACCTCGACGAGGCCGACTTCATCGACTGGGGCTGGCGCTTCCCGTTCTACTGCGCCTTCACCATCAACGTGGTCGCCCTGTTCGCCCGGCTGCGCCTCGTCGCCACCGACGAGTTCGCCCGGATGATGGACCTCGACCGGCTGCGCCCGGTCCCGGCCCTGGAGCTGTTCCGCCATCACGCCGGCGACGTGGCCCGCGGCGCCTTCGTGCCGCTCGCCGCCTTCGCGCTGTTCCATCTCGTGACGATCTTCCCGATCGCGTGGCTGGCGCTGAACAGCACCAGCCGCTCGCCGGGCGAGTTCCTGATCGTGCAGTTCTCGGGCGCCATCGTCTGCGCCGGCGCAGTCGCGGCCTCGGGGCTGATCGCCGACCAGATCGGCCGCCGCAACTGCCTGATCATGAGCTCTTCGCTGATCGCCTTCTTCGCCGTCGGCAGCATCATCGCGCCGCTCCTGTTCGGCGAGAGCGCCATCGGCCAGACGATCTACGTCACGATCGGCTTCATGCTGCTCGGCCTCGCCTACGGCCAGACGGCCGGTGCGGTGAGCGCCCGCCTCGGCAACCACTACCGCTACACCGGCGCCGCGCTCACCTCCGACTTCGCGTGGCTGCTCGGGGCCGGTTTCGCGCCGCTCGTCGCGCTGTTCCTCTCGCAGCGCTACGGGCTCGCGATGATCGGGGTGTACCTCCTGTCCGGCGCGGTCTGCAGCTTGGTGGCCCTGTTCACCGACCGCTCGGAACTGCGTCAGATGTAG
- a CDS encoding PilZ domain-containing protein has protein sequence MSSEKRLSGRTECFSAGHIVAEGHGRRLRCLVWNMSDTGALVEAGEDDAVPETFTLVTAIDQGSRRCAVVRRTGARFGVVFTDAEAAS, from the coding sequence ATGTCGAGCGAAAAACGCCTTTCAGGCAGAACAGAGTGCTTCAGCGCCGGACACATCGTCGCCGAAGGTCACGGCAGGCGGCTGCGGTGCCTTGTCTGGAACATGTCCGATACCGGCGCCCTGGTCGAGGCCGGCGAGGATGATGCCGTGCCGGAGACATTCACCCTGGTGACGGCGATCGACCAGGGATCGCGGCGCTGTGCCGTCGTCAGGCGTACCGGCGCACGGTTCGGCGTGGTGTTCACGGATGCCGAGGCTGCATCGTGA
- a CDS encoding SDR family oxidoreductase, whose amino-acid sequence MDLGLSGRRALVCAASKGLGKGCALALAREGVAVTITARNAEILERTAAEIRSATGAAVTIVPGDIATEAGRAAALAACPEPDILINNAGGPPPGDFRDWDRDAWIRALDANMLAPIALIKATVDGMIDRKFGRIVNITSGAVKAPIEHLGLSNGARSGLTGFVAGLARKTVRHNVTINNLLPGPFDTDRIRSNAEAGAAKAGTTVEAFLEARARDNPAGRFGHPDEFGAACAFLCSQQAGFITGQNLLMDGGAYPGTF is encoded by the coding sequence ATGGATCTCGGCTTGAGCGGGCGCCGGGCGCTCGTCTGCGCGGCGAGCAAGGGGCTGGGCAAGGGCTGTGCCCTGGCGCTGGCCCGCGAGGGCGTCGCGGTGACGATCACGGCCCGCAATGCGGAAATTCTGGAGCGCACCGCCGCGGAGATCCGCAGCGCGACGGGTGCCGCCGTCACCATCGTGCCGGGTGACATCGCCACCGAGGCCGGCCGGGCCGCGGCGCTGGCCGCCTGCCCCGAGCCCGACATCCTGATCAACAATGCCGGCGGCCCGCCCCCCGGCGATTTCCGCGACTGGGACCGCGACGCCTGGATCCGGGCGCTCGACGCCAACATGCTGGCGCCGATCGCGCTCATCAAGGCGACGGTCGACGGGATGATCGACCGGAAGTTCGGCCGGATCGTCAACATCACCTCCGGCGCCGTGAAGGCGCCGATCGAGCATCTCGGGCTGTCGAACGGCGCCCGCTCGGGGCTGACCGGCTTCGTGGCCGGCCTCGCCCGGAAGACCGTGCGGCACAACGTGACGATCAACAACCTGCTGCCCGGTCCCTTCGACACCGACCGGATCCGCAGCAACGCCGAGGCGGGCGCCGCCAAGGCGGGGACCACCGTGGAGGCGTTCCTGGAGGCCCGGGCGCGCGACAACCCCGCCGGCCGCTTCGGCCACCCGGACGAGTTCGGCGCCGCCTGCGCGTTCCTGTGCAGCCAGCAGGCGGGCTTCATCACCGGGCAGAACCTGCTGATGGATGGCGGCGCCTATCCCGGCACGTTCTGA
- a CDS encoding amidase encodes MSVRETVEERLARIGEGDPAVFTRLYPAEARAAADAADARRRDGISLGPLDGAMVSIKDLFDVAGETTRAGSILLADAAPARADAPVVARLRRAGAVILAKTNMSEFAFSGLGLNPHFGTPGNAADPARIPGGSSSGAGVSVGQGTSDIAIGSDTGGSVRIPASLNGVVGFKPTARRVPLDGAFPLSFSLDSLGPLARTVADCAAADAVLAGEEPVPVEAFAVAGLRIGVPRGLLFTETEPLVAEAFERVLALLSRSGARIVDHPVDDLLAAMDAALPDGSIAAIEAAAIHADWLDSEASRYDRRVHRRIVAGRTASAAGYIRTMRRRAELIAAFDRRLVPLDVLVLPATATTAPLIAPLEADDAAFLAANRLMLRNTAFGNFFDLTGLSLPMPGLSRPAGLMLLARHGQDRRLLAIGAGIEAALAG; translated from the coding sequence ATGAGCGTACGCGAGACCGTCGAGGAGCGTTTGGCCCGGATCGGGGAGGGGGACCCGGCGGTCTTCACCCGGCTCTACCCGGCCGAGGCCCGCGCGGCGGCGGATGCCGCGGATGCGCGGCGCCGGGACGGGATCTCCCTCGGGCCCCTCGACGGCGCGATGGTCTCGATCAAGGACCTGTTCGACGTGGCGGGCGAGACCACGCGCGCCGGCTCGATCCTGCTGGCGGACGCGGCCCCGGCGCGGGCCGATGCTCCGGTGGTGGCGCGCCTGCGCCGGGCCGGGGCGGTGATCCTGGCCAAGACCAACATGTCCGAGTTCGCCTTCTCGGGGCTCGGCCTCAACCCGCATTTCGGCACCCCCGGCAACGCCGCCGATCCGGCGCGCATCCCGGGCGGATCGTCCTCGGGCGCCGGCGTCTCGGTGGGGCAGGGCACGAGCGACATCGCGATCGGGTCGGACACCGGCGGCTCCGTGCGGATCCCGGCCTCGCTGAACGGCGTCGTGGGCTTCAAGCCGACCGCCCGCCGCGTGCCGCTGGACGGCGCCTTCCCGCTGTCGTTCTCCCTCGATTCCCTCGGCCCCCTCGCCCGGACGGTGGCGGATTGCGCGGCCGCGGATGCCGTGCTGGCGGGCGAGGAGCCCGTGCCGGTGGAGGCGTTCGCCGTGGCCGGCCTGCGCATCGGCGTGCCGCGGGGCCTGCTGTTCACCGAGACGGAGCCGCTCGTCGCCGAGGCGTTCGAGCGGGTGCTGGCCCTCTTGTCCCGGAGCGGCGCCCGGATCGTCGACCACCCGGTCGACGACCTTCTCGCCGCCATGGATGCGGCACTGCCGGACGGCTCCATCGCGGCGATCGAGGCCGCGGCGATCCACGCCGACTGGCTGGACAGCGAAGCCTCCCGCTACGACAGGCGGGTCCACCGCCGGATCGTGGCCGGCCGGACCGCCTCGGCCGCGGGCTATATCCGGACGATGCGCCGGCGGGCCGAGCTGATCGCCGCCTTCGACCGGCGGCTCGTCCCGCTCGACGTGCTGGTACTCCCGGCGACGGCCACCACGGCACCGCTGATCGCGCCGCTGGAGGCGGACGATGCCGCCTTCCTGGCGGCCAATCGCCTGATGCTGCGCAACACGGCCTTCGGCAATTTCTTCGACCTCACCGGCCTGTCCCTGCCGATGCCGGGCCTGTCCCGGCCGGCGGGGCTGATGCTGCTCGCCCGGCATGGCCAGGACCGCCGGCTGCTGGCGATCGGGGCCGGGATCGAGGCCGCGCTGGCGGGCTGA